One Mya arenaria isolate MELC-2E11 chromosome 7, ASM2691426v1 genomic window carries:
- the LOC128240683 gene encoding uncharacterized protein LOC128240683 — MLVEWLHVTVATWLLFSMVPVARGNSFIDAYNQASNDLINDDTSVKKLYDNRADFFLQAVHETGLASSAIADAANFVNLLAIFLNVPTIEDLMSYDNFRTQLDTVVARINGICPLKDITDDFEECTRADRGSLWRPITGICNNIEHPRWGTPKIAQLRLAPAFWENVGLVVFDPLPDYMTPVDSRGVQLLPNIPLIFNLQGTNRFTLAVTNPGTAEPVCQRVNVKSKKQGFVDGIIASAIPNRDGCEVDFDGSRYSASGDTCKRATICYQPFYVVIELFPRIRAASKLTINNEVVDTYSSTTKMYDATGFQTFWVRIQNDKLQVGSGSECDERTVILEGATDPGLAQEIQNTRHAISISAGQPNKLTAQFPVYDRIILETEPERPQSLASLPFLFESLVVRFGLRTPGAFCQLDNKHEIEFENKDTAEKLTVTFRATRSINDITVGEVVISFRRGHESAVEVTVEKTAAVPHVDFLDGSGQSHTDFSSFWVSAISNRVYAGAGNEVGKNAMIDLFLIPEGTGFFRPNDVIVRSLDGGESNPKHAQWMFDLKQWATPRKTSLTGRPLPTARDVSLAIHTNIGANTIWSDKLTMAVMQMGQFVDHDLIATPGETGESGHINCRCVNGSYIDTAEAESRFCFNINITEKTDSSGQQGAFPSDKFDCFAFVRSSATLECNAENNLRDLRNREQLNTLTAYVDGSNIYGSEQDEADELRVHDGHLRGFLATTDGPIHPELPISTVAGTGEAACNNGGDENFPCRVAGDFRVNEQPGLTSMHTLWVREHNRVARELVESCGYRDNKARRSNELYQAARRIVVAEYQNIVYNGYLRSFMDASIFDEFNLNSVSDGSSIYDPSINPSITNEWGIANRMGHTWINSHMIGEEASNNAGWELKDNFFRPTHIHINGSDLFIKNLYTARCPESDKIMESDVTENLFRSDARNALDLAALNIQRGRDHGVSYCDTRKALGLRVPTTFQEAESMQLFSAETIALLERTYDCICDIDLFTAIVAERPLNTRTNLPQQSDSRIPETLNYIQADMFKKLKLGDRFWFEFSRAGLDDDQKNAIRQITLSSIICANVLTPDDEIQSDAFNTAGHGNEQVKCSEIPKLDIGLFLRDRTREVNEETPTERLVGTPEISTTEGPVDTTVRSLTLDTALPDNIVDERADGGADGGYTAAEIDHLLDLLAQLDEKKLNEVK; from the exons ATGCTTGTTGAATGGCTGCATGTGACGGTCGCGACGTGGCTGCTGTTCAGCATGGTACCGGTCGCCCGGGGCAACTCGTTCATCGACGCCTACAACCAGGCTTCAAACGACCTCATCAATGATGACACTAGTGTCAAAAAAT TGTACGACAACCGGGCGGACTTCTTTCTACAGGCGGTGCACGAGACCGGACTCGCCTCGTCGGCCATTGCAGACGCCGCCAACTTCGTGAACCTGCTTGCCATCTTCCTCAA CGTGCCGACGATCGAAGACCTGATGAGTTATGACAATTTCAGGACACAGCTGGATACTGTTGTCGCTCGGATCAACGGCATCTGCCCTCTCAAGGACATTACAG ATGATTTCGAAGAGTGTACCCGGGCGGACCGTGGGAGCCTCTGGCGACCCATAACCGGCATCTGTAACAACATAGAACACCCGCGGTGGGGGACGCCAAAAATAGCCCAACTTAGACTGGCACCAGCATTCTGGGAAAACG TTGGGTTGGTGGTGTTCGACCCTTTGCCCGATTACATGACTCCCGTGGACTCCCGGGGCGTCCAGCTTTTACCCAACATTCCACTCATCTTTAACCTACAAGGAACTAACAGATTCACGCTCGCAG TGACGAACCCGGGGACGGCAGAGCCGGTTTGTCAGAGAGTAAACGTGAAGAGTAAAAAGCAGGGCTTTGTCGACGGCATTATTGCTAGTGCAATCCCCAAC AGAGACGGGTGCGAAGTGGACTTTGATGGTAGTCGTTACTCCGCCAGTGGGGACACATGTAAAAGAGCCACCATCTGTTACCAACCCTTTTATG tcGTGATCGAATTGTTTCCCCGAATACGTGCAGCAAGTAAATTGACG ATTAATAACGAAGTTGTGGACACATACTCAAGTACTACGAAAATGTATGATGCCACTGGGTTTCAAACGTTCTGGGTGCGCATTCAAAACGATAAACTTCAG GTTGGGTCGGGTAGCGAGTGTGACGAGCGGACGGTGATACTGGAGGGCGCGACGGACCCCGGTCTTGCACAAGAAATTCAAAATACCAG GCATGCGATTTCAATATCTGCTGGCCAGCCCAACAAGCTTACCGCCCAGTTTCCAGTTT ACGACCGAATCATCCTTGAGACGGAACCAGAGCGGCCCCAGTCGCTCGCCAGTCTCCCCTTCCTGTTTGAGAGCCTCGTTGTCAGGTTTGGCCTACGTACGCCGGGAGCTTTCTGTCAACTTGACAACAAGCATGAGATCGAATTCGAAAACAAGGATACAG CTGAGAAATTGACGGTGACGTTCCGTGCGACCCGTAGCATTAATGATATCACTGTGGGGGAGGTCGTAATCAGCTTCCGGCGCGGACATGAATCTGCAGTGGAGGTGACGGTAGAGAAGACAGCGGCAGTGCCGCACGTGGATTTCTTGGACGGCAGTGGACAATCACACACAGATTTCTC GTCATTCTGGGTATCCGCCATCAGTAATCGTGTGTACGCGGGGGCCGGAAACGAGGTGGGGAAGAATGCGATGATTGATCTTTTCTTGATTCCGGAAGGGACGGGCTTCTTCCGGCCCAATGACGTCATTGTCCGTTCCTTGGATGGTGGCGAGTCGAATCCAAAGCATGCACAGTGGATGTTTGATCTAA AGCAGTGGGCAACGCCGCGTAAGACGTCACTGACAGGGCGGCCTCTACCGACAGCGCGTGACGTGAGCCTGGCGATCCACACGAACATTGGGGCTAACACCATATGGAGTGATAAACTCACTATGGCCGTCATGCAGATGGGTCAGTTCGTGGACCATGACCTTATTGCAACGCCCGGTGAGACAG GAGAATCCGGCCACATCAACTGCCGCTGCGTGAATGGTTCCTACATCGACACAGCAGAGGC GGAGAGCCGATTCtgtttcaacatcaacatcacgGAGAAGACGGATTCGAGCGGACAACAAGGCGCGTTTCCCTCGGACAAATTCGATTGCTTTGCGTTTGTCCGTTCGTCTGCAACCCTCGAGTGCAACGCCGAAAACAATCTACGCGACCTTC GTAACCGCGAGCAGCTGAACACTCTGACGGCGTACGTGGATGGCTCCAACATCTATGGCTCCGAGCAGGACGAGGCAGATGAGCTCCGCGTGCATGACGGACACTTGCGAG GTTTTCTAGCGACGACCGATGGCCCGATCCATCCGGAGTTGCCGATCTCGACGGTAGCCGGGACGGGGGAGGCGGCCTGTAACAATGGTGGAGACGAAAACTTCCCCTGCCGTGTAGCGG GTGATTTCCGCGTGAACGAGCAGCCCGGCCTGACCAGCATGCACACCCTCTGGGTCCGTGAACACAACCGCGTGGCCCGGGAGCTCGTGGAGAGCTGCGGATACAGGGACAACAAGGCGAGGAGAAGTAACGAGCTTTACCAAGCCGCACGGCGCATCGTCGTCGCCGAGTACCAG AATATCGTGTACAACGGATATCTACGCTCCTTCATGGACGCGAGCATCTTCGATGAGTTTAACCTGAATTCTGTCAGTGATGGGTCTAGTATATACGACCCTAGCATCAACCCGTCCATCACCAACGAGTGGGGAATAGCTAACAG GATGGGTCATACCTGGATCAATAGCCACATGATTGGGGAAGAGGCGTCGAATAATGCTGGATGGGAGCTGAAGGACAACTTTTTCAGGCCTACACACATCCATATAAACGGATCGGACCTCTTCATTAAGAACCTGTATACCGCCAGGTGTCCAGAGAGCGACAA GATCATGGAGAGTGACGTCACAGAGAACCTTTTCCGGAGCGACGCGAGGAACGCCTTAGACCTGGCGGCCCTGAACATCCAGCGTGGTCGTGACCATGGCGTCTCATACTGCGACACGCGGAAGGCGCTCGGTCTCAGAGTGCCGACCACCTTCCAGGAAGCGGAGAGCATGCAGCTCTTCTCCGCGGAAACGATCGCCTTGTTGGAACGTACTTACGA CTGCATATGCGACATCGACTTGTTCACGGCAATAGTGGCAGAACGTCCTTTGAACACTAGGACAAACCTCCCCCAACAATCTGATTCCCGGATCCCTGAAACGCTCAACTACATCCAGGCGGACATGTTCAAGAAACTTAAACTAGGAGATCGGTTCTGGTTTGAATTTTCGCGAGCTGGATTGGATGATG ATCAAAAGAATGCGATACGCCAGATTACCTTGTCAAGTATCATATGTGCCAATGTGCTCACACCCGACGACGAAATTCAGTCTGACGCCTTCAATACTGCGGG CCATGGAAATGAGCAAGTTAAATGTTCTGAGATACCAAAACTCGACATTGGCCTTTTCCTGAGGGATCGTACCCGGGAAGTGAATGAAGAAACCCCGACAGAACGCTTGGTAGGAACCCCGGAAATATCTACAACCGAAGGCCCGGTAGATACCACGGTACGATCTCTAACACTTGATACTGCATTGCCGGACAACATCGTCGACGAAAGAGCGGACGGAGGAGCGGACGGTGGGTATACGGCGGCGGAGATAGATCACCTGTTGGATCTGCTGGCTCAGTTAGATGAGAAGAaattaaatgaagtaaaatag